A region from the Gossypium hirsutum isolate 1008001.06 chromosome A08, Gossypium_hirsutum_v2.1, whole genome shotgun sequence genome encodes:
- the LOC107928393 gene encoding CMP-sialic acid transporter 2 isoform X2, with translation MIECSVCHSKIAPPASKSISRAYDKHRTFVSSKTRFLNVILVAGDCLLVGFQPILVYMSKVDGGFKYSPISVNFLIEVAKVIFAIVMLLFQSRHKKVGEKSLLSVSALVQLYFNPATVKMLSNLKVLVIAILLKIIMKRKFSILQWEALALLLIGISINQLRSLPEGASSFGLPVATGAYLYTLIFVTVPSLASVFNEYALKSQFESSIYHQNLFLYGYGAMFNFLAILGIAIFKGPSSLDILQGHSKATMLLICNNAAQGILSSFFFKYADTILKKYSSTIATIFTGIASAVLFGHTLTINFVLGISVVIISMHQFFSSYSKVKDEQRSGNFKMVESIDSQRSRDASFPNMTDVSENASHHVNEEKGPLLPV, from the exons ATGATAGAATGCAGTGTTTGCCATTCTAAAATAGCACCACCGGCTAGCAAATCCATATCCAGGGCTTACGACAAGCACCGTACCTTTGTTTCTTCCAAAACTCGTTTCCTCAATGTTATTTTGGTTGCTGGTGACTGCCTTTTGGTCGGTTTTCAG CCCATATTGGTTTATATGTCAAAGGTGGATGGGGGCTTCAAGTATAGTCCCATTAGCGTTAACTTTCTCATTGAGGTGGCCAAAGTTATTTTCGCCATTGTTATGCTCTTGTTCCAG TCTCGGCATAAGAAAGTTGGGGAAAAATCTCTTCTCTCAGTTTCTGCACTAGTTCAG CTTTATTTCAATCCTGCGACAGTGAAGATGCTTAGCAACCTGAAG GTTTTGGTAATAGCTATCTTGTTAAAGATAATTATGAAACGGAAGTTTTCCATTCTTCAG tgGGAGGCTCTCGCTTTGTTGCTTATTGGAATTAGTATAAATCAGTTGCGGTCTTTACCAGAGGGTGCTAGTTCATTTGGTCTTCCAGTTGCAACAGGCGCATACTTATACACACTAATTTTT GTTACTGTTCCATCCCTGGCATCAGTCTTCAATGAGTATGCTTTGAAGAGCCAATTTGAGTCAAGCATATACCACCAG AACTTATTTCTTTATGGATATGGTGCCATGTTCAATTTCCTAGCCATTTTGGGAATTGCAATTTTTAAAG GTCCAAGTAGCTTGGATATCCTGCAGGGACATTCGAAGGCTACAATGCTTTTAATATGCAACAATGCAGCCCAAGGGATCTTATCATCTTTTTTCTTCAAATATGCTG ATACAATCTTGAAAAAGTACTCCTCAACTATTGCCACAATCTTTACTGGCATAGCTTCTGCTGTACTGTTTGGTCACACCCTGACCATAAATTTTGTTTTAGGAATCTCAGTTGTGATAATCTCCATGCATCAG TTCTTTTCATCATATTCAAAGGTTAAAGATGAACAACGCAGTGGTAATTTTAAAATGGTGGAAAGCATAGACAGCCAGAG GTCTAGGGATGCATCCTTCCCAAATATGACTGATGTTAGTGAAAAT GCTAGCCACCATGTTAATGAGGAAAAAGGACCACTTCTTCCAGTTTAG
- the LOC107928393 gene encoding CMP-sialic acid transporter 4 isoform X1, with protein sequence MIECSVCHSKIAPPASKSISRAYDKHRTFVSSKTRFLNVILVAGDCLLVGFQPILVYMSKVDGGFKYSPISVNFLIEVAKVIFAIVMLLFQSRHKKVGEKSLLSVSALVQAARNNVLLAVPALLYAINNYLKFIMQLYFNPATVKMLSNLKVLVIAILLKIIMKRKFSILQWEALALLLIGISINQLRSLPEGASSFGLPVATGAYLYTLIFVTVPSLASVFNEYALKSQFESSIYHQNLFLYGYGAMFNFLAILGIAIFKGPSSLDILQGHSKATMLLICNNAAQGILSSFFFKYADTILKKYSSTIATIFTGIASAVLFGHTLTINFVLGISVVIISMHQFFSSYSKVKDEQRSGNFKMVESIDSQRSRDASFPNMTDVSENASHHVNEEKGPLLPV encoded by the exons ATGATAGAATGCAGTGTTTGCCATTCTAAAATAGCACCACCGGCTAGCAAATCCATATCCAGGGCTTACGACAAGCACCGTACCTTTGTTTCTTCCAAAACTCGTTTCCTCAATGTTATTTTGGTTGCTGGTGACTGCCTTTTGGTCGGTTTTCAG CCCATATTGGTTTATATGTCAAAGGTGGATGGGGGCTTCAAGTATAGTCCCATTAGCGTTAACTTTCTCATTGAGGTGGCCAAAGTTATTTTCGCCATTGTTATGCTCTTGTTCCAG TCTCGGCATAAGAAAGTTGGGGAAAAATCTCTTCTCTCAGTTTCTGCACTAGTTCAG GCTGCTCGAAATAATGTTCTTCTTGCAGTTCCAGCTCTACTTTATGCTATTAATAATTACCTAAAATTCATCATGCAG CTTTATTTCAATCCTGCGACAGTGAAGATGCTTAGCAACCTGAAG GTTTTGGTAATAGCTATCTTGTTAAAGATAATTATGAAACGGAAGTTTTCCATTCTTCAG tgGGAGGCTCTCGCTTTGTTGCTTATTGGAATTAGTATAAATCAGTTGCGGTCTTTACCAGAGGGTGCTAGTTCATTTGGTCTTCCAGTTGCAACAGGCGCATACTTATACACACTAATTTTT GTTACTGTTCCATCCCTGGCATCAGTCTTCAATGAGTATGCTTTGAAGAGCCAATTTGAGTCAAGCATATACCACCAG AACTTATTTCTTTATGGATATGGTGCCATGTTCAATTTCCTAGCCATTTTGGGAATTGCAATTTTTAAAG GTCCAAGTAGCTTGGATATCCTGCAGGGACATTCGAAGGCTACAATGCTTTTAATATGCAACAATGCAGCCCAAGGGATCTTATCATCTTTTTTCTTCAAATATGCTG ATACAATCTTGAAAAAGTACTCCTCAACTATTGCCACAATCTTTACTGGCATAGCTTCTGCTGTACTGTTTGGTCACACCCTGACCATAAATTTTGTTTTAGGAATCTCAGTTGTGATAATCTCCATGCATCAG TTCTTTTCATCATATTCAAAGGTTAAAGATGAACAACGCAGTGGTAATTTTAAAATGGTGGAAAGCATAGACAGCCAGAG GTCTAGGGATGCATCCTTCCCAAATATGACTGATGTTAGTGAAAAT GCTAGCCACCATGTTAATGAGGAAAAAGGACCACTTCTTCCAGTTTAG
- the LOC107928379 gene encoding omega-hydroxypalmitate O-feruloyl transferase, with translation MGTISDDPPATLIQDLKITTQNVSLIFPSRKTERKKSMFLSNIDKVLNFPVETVHFFRSHEDFPPHVAAEKLKTALSELLVPYDFLAGRLRSNPETGRLEIDCNSAGIGFAVASSDYALDDVGDLIYPNPAFGQLICKSVDSLEQDDQPLCIVQVTSFRCGGFAMGIVTNHVTFDGLSFKIFLDNLAAVTAEKPLAVTPCNDRLLLAARSPPCVTFPHHELDKFHDSNPPVIDATSQALDFKVFRLTSDNIANLKEKAKASAIGSHVSDARITGFNVVTALVWHCKALSWDNKESNLDRVSTLLYAVNIRPRLIPPLPMSYTGNAVLTAYARATCKEIDEAPFSRLVELVTEGAKRMTDEYARSAIDWGDIYQGFPNGEFLVSSWWKLGFDEVEYPWGRPKYSCPVVFQRKDIILFFPDIDDNNGVNVLVSLPSKEMSKFKTLFHKYFD, from the exons ATGGGCACCATTTCCGACGACCCTCCGGCGACACTTATCCAAGACCTCAAAATCACCACCCAAAACGTTTCTCTTATATTTCCCTCCCGGAAAACCGAGAGAAAAAAATCCATGTTCTTGTCGAACATAGACAAAGTGCTGAATTTCCCGGTGGAAACCGTCCATTTTTTCCGGTCCCACGAGGATTTTCCGCCCCATGTTGCGGCTGAGAAGCTGAAAACCGCATTATCGGAGCTGCTAGTGCCGTATGATTTCTTAGCCGGAAGGTTGAGGTCGAACCCGGAAACAGGTCGGCTGGAAATCGACTGTAACTCGGCCGGAATCGGTTTCGCGGTGGCTTCAAGTGATTATGCGTTGGATGATGTTGGAGACTTGATTTATCCTAATCCAGCATTTGGCCAACTGATTTGTAAAAGCGTTGATAGCTTGGAACAAGATGATCAACCACTTTGTATTGTCCAG GTGACATCATTTAGATGCGGTGGATTTGCAATGGGCATAGTGACCAACCATGTGACTTTTGATGGCTTAAGCTTCAAAATCTTCTTAGACAACTTGGCCGCCGTGACTGCCGAAAAACCCCTCGCCGTCACTCCTTGCAATGACCGCCTCCTCCTCGCTGCTCGATCGCCACCATGTGTCACCTTTCCCCACCACGAGTTGGACAAGTTCCACGACTCGAACCCCCCCGTCATCGATGCCACTTCCCAAGCATTAGACTTTAAGGTTTTCCGGCTCACCTCCGACAACATCGCCAATTTAAAGGAGAAAGCCAAGGCCTCCGCGATCGGATCACACGTCAGCGATGCACGAATCACTGGGTTCAATGTGGTAACTGCCCTCGTATGGCACTGCAAAGCCTTATCATGGGATAACAAAGAGAGCAACCTCGATAGGGTTTCCACGTTGTTATATGCTGTTAACATAAGGCCTAGGTTAATCCCACCCTTGCCAATGTCATACACCGGGAACGCGGTGCTAACTGCTTACGCAAGGGCTACATGCAAGGAGATTGATGAAGCTCCGTTCTCACGGTTAGTGGAGCTCGTGACGGAGGGGGCGAAGCGGATGACAGACGAGTACGCACGGTCGGCGATAGACTGGGGAGATATTTACCAAGGTTTTCCAAATGGGGAGTTCTTGGTGTCTTCATGGTGGAAACTAGGGTTTGATGAAGTGGAGTATCCATGGGGAAGGCCTAAATATAGTTGCCCTGTGGTGTTCCAAAGGAAGGACATTATCTTGTTTTTCCCTGACATTGATGATAACAATGGTGTCAATGTATTGGTGTCACTGCCAAGCAAGGAAATGAGCAAGTTtaagaccctgtttcacaagtaTTTTGATTGA